A section of the Festucalex cinctus isolate MCC-2025b chromosome 9, RoL_Fcin_1.0, whole genome shotgun sequence genome encodes:
- the atp10b gene encoding phospholipid-transporting ATPase VB isoform X2 — MAWWNPLALIRDALTGQRVRENDLRHLVSNLPYEGLGKEKQPNRYLPGNAIKTTKYTLLLFVPLNLFEQFHRLANIYFVGLAILNFVPVVNAFEPEVALIPICVILSLTALKDAWEDFRRYQSDRKLNNMSCFLYSRKDKQFLERRWKDVRVGDFVKALCNEIVPADLLLLHTSDRNGVCHIETSNLDGETNLKERKVVPGLCVTEPEFEPESFNSVVVCERPNNNLNHFKCYVEKPNKEKVGAGIESLLLRGCTVRNTDHAIGFVVYAGHETKSMLNNNGPRYKRSKLERKLNVDVIFCVILLLAMCLVGALGHFFWRQALPGVPPYLVPDSNGHVDSPSLSSFYMFFSMIILLQVLIPISLYVSIELVKIGQIFFITHDIDLYDEETDSRIQCKALNITEDLGQIEYIFSDKTGTLTENKMVFRRCSIMGMEYPHKENALRLAVIDEPESEEEVIYNPQPQPPQRGWSLDAEDSGPEGRQRRHESRHKNKFAGNAQSNVAFSSPLETEVIPDRKLLQQVTVAERSSSIQKMDPYLDFFLALAICNTVVVSMATARRQRTHEYPCSFQSTNPLDNFSNFLKKAGSLRDIFSPKRDRTFSDVSFKEDDRFNPFPRTDDSGVFPSHGGRAESGGLCYEAESPDEAALVYAAKAYGFILLSRTPDSVTVRLPSGQVLTFEVLDTLTFDSNRKRMSVLVRHPITKECVLYTKGADYSIMELLGAPYAEHLSGNQKNVVADTQYHLDCYAKEGLRTLCFTKKVVSTKDYDVWSMSRQSAMAAIDGREQLIMDTAVQLETNLTLLGATGIEDRLQESVPDTILALREAGIKVWVLTGDKPETAVNIGYACRLLEDEDLVINMSCKNKLVCTSILDCTLEEVRRYEKDPRNVDTTPDISLVIDGRTLAMLNSEDLQGRFVELAKRCRSVLCCRVTPLQKSGVVKLIREKLRVMTLAVGDGANDVNMIQAADIGIGISGQEGMQAVMASDFAISRFKHLKKLLLVHGHWCYTRLANMIIYFFFKNLANVNLLFWYQFYCGFTAATMMDYWILIFFNLFFTSAPPIMFGVMDKDVSAEVLLGVPELYRTGQGAGEYRFSTFWVSMLDAFYQSLICFFIPYLVYRDSDVDVFTFGMPLNAVSLITILLHLSIEIKAWTVVHWIIMLGSVAVSFILTVLYTSCVTCNSHWTLQNQLADPIFYLMCIITTVVALLPRYTFHVMRNSIAPSPIVQARHLDRLDASTKEAWIKEWRGYRGGGEVKRSKLSDPPSPSTPRTPTSPDFLGNEITLRSFKI; from the exons ATGGCGTGGTGGAACCCTTTGGCCCTGATCAGGGATGCCCTGACAGGTCAAAGGGTACGGGAGAATGACCTCCGCCACTTGGTGTCCAATCTGCCTTATGAGGGCCTGGGGAAGGAGAAGCAACCCAACCGCTACTTGCCGGGAAACGCTATCAAGACCACCAAATACACCCTCCTCCTTTTTGTCCCCCTCAACCTCTTTGAGCAGTTTCACCGCCTGGCAAACATCTACTTCGTGGGCCTGGCCATCCTCAATTTCGTGCCGGTGGTGAACGCCTTTGAGCCCGAGGTGGCTCTTATCCCCATCTGTGTCATCCTGTCCCTCACCGCCCTCAAAGACGCTTGGGAGGACTTCAGGAGGTACCAGTCGGACCGGAAGCTCAATAACATGTCCTGCTTCCTCTACAGCAG GAAAGACAAGCAATTTTTGGAGCGGCGTTGGAAGGATGTGCGAGTGGGTGATTTCGTGAAGGCACTTTGCAACGAAATCGTCCCCGCAGACCTCCTGCTCTTGCACACATCAGACCGCAATGGGGTGTGCCACATAGAGACATCCAACCTGGATGGCGAGACCAACCTCAAAGAGAGAAAGGTGGTTCCCGGCCTCTGTGTCACG GAGCCCGAATTTGAACCTGAAAGTTTCAACAGTGTTGTGGTGTGTGAAAGGCCCAACAACAATCTGAATCACTTCAAGTGTTATGT GGAGAAACCAAATAAAGAAAAGGTGGGCGCTGGAATTGAGAGTCTGCTGCTTCGAGGTTGCACTGTCAGAAATACCGACCATGCTATCGGCTTTGTGGTGTATGCAG GCCATGAAACCAAGTCAATGCTGAACAACAACGGGCCAAGATACAAGCGCAGCAAACTGGAGCGGAAACTGAATGTGGACGTCATCTTTTGCGTCATTCTGCTCCTCGCCATGTGTCTCGTCGGTGCACTAG GTCACTTTTTTTGGCGGCAGGCACTACCTGGCGTGCCCCCTTACCTAGTGCCTGACAGCAACGGTCATGTGGACAGTCCCAGTCTGTCCAGCTTCTACATGTTCTTCAGCATGATCATCCTGTTGCAG GTCCTGATCCCAATCTCCCTCTATGTTTCCATTGAGCTGGTGAAGATTGGCCAGATCTTCTTCATTACGCATGACATAGATCTTTACGATGAGGAGACAGACAGTCGAATACAGTGTAAAGCTCTGAACATTACAGAGGACCTGGGACAGATTGAGTACATCTTCTCCGACAAGACGGGCACGCTCACAGAGAACAAGATGGTGTTTCGACGTTGCTCCATCATGGGCATGGAGTACCCGCACAAAGAGAATG CCCTCCGCTTGGCTGTTATTGATGAGCCAGAATCCGAAGAGGAGGTCATCTATAACCCGCAGCCACAACCCCCACAACGTGGATGGTCTCTGGATGCTGAGGACAGCGGCCCTGAAGGCAGACAACGGCGCCATGAAAGCAGACACAAGAACAAGTTTGCGGGAAACGCCCAGAGCAACGTGGCCTTCAGCAGTCCACTG GAAACTGAGGTGATTCCAGACAGGAAGCTGCTCCAGCAGGTCACCGTCGCAGAGCGTAGCAGCAGCATCCAGAAGATGGATCCATACCTAGACTTTTTTCTGGCTCTCGCCATTTGCAACACGGTGgtggtttccatggcaacagctCGGAGACAGAGG accCATGAATATCCCTGCTCCTTCCAGTCAACTAATCCACTGGATAATTTCTCCAACTTCTTGAAGAAGGCAGGCTCTCTTCGCGACATATTTTCACCCAAAAGGGACCGAACCTTCTCAGACGTCTCTTTCAAAGAGGACGACCGCTTTAACCCCTTCCCAAGAACGGATGACTCGGGAGTTTTTCCATCACATGGTGGACGTGCTGAGTCCGGCGGGCTGTGCTATGAGGCAGAGAGTCCAGACGAGGCCGCTTTGGTGTACGCCGCCAAAGCGTACGGCTTCATTCTGCTGAGCCGCACTCCCGACAGCGTGACAGTGAGGCTGCCGTCGGGTCAGGTCCTGACCTTTGAGGTGCTCGACACCCTGACGTTTGACTCCAACAGGAAGAGAATGTCCGTGCTGGTGCGACATCCCATCACCAAAGAGTGTGTGCTATACACTAAAGGGGCAGACTACTCTATCATGGAGCTGCTGGGTGCACCATACGCTG AACATCTCAGTGGCAATCAGAAGAATGTCGTAGCAGATACTCAGTATCACCTCGACTGCTATGCTAAAGAGGGGCTACGTACGCTTTGCTTTACAAAGAAG GTTGTGAGCACCAAAGACTACGACGTCTGGTCCATGAGCAGACAGAGCGCTATGGCTGCCATCGACGGCAGGGAGCAGCTCATTATGGACACCGCTGTGCAGCTGGAGACAAATCTCACCCTGCTGG GGGCGACAGGCATCGAGGACCGTCTTCAGGAGAGCGTTCCAGACACCATCCTGGCGCTGCGGGAGGCAGGCATCAAGGTGTGGGTGCTGACTGGTGACAAGCCGGAGACGGCTGTCAACATCGGCTATGCCTGCCGGCTGCTGGAAGATGAAGACCTAGTAATTAACATGAGCTGCAAAAACAAG CTCGTATGCACGTCCATCCTGGACTGCACTCTGGAGGAGGTGAGGAGGTATGAAAAAGACCCTCGCAACGTGGACACCACCCCAGACATCTCTCTGGTGATCGACGGACGCACCCTGGCCATGCTCAATTCCGAGGATCTGCAGGGCCGCTTTGTGGAGCTGGCAAAGCGCTGCCGCTCCGTGCTCTGCTGTCGGGTCACGCCCTTGCAGAAGAGCGGGGTGGTGAAGCTCATCAGGGAGAAGCTCCGAGTCATGACTCTAGCTGTCG GTGATGGTGCCAATGATGTTAACATGATCCAAGCAGCCGATATTGGGATCGGGATTTCCGGTCAGGAAGGGATGCAG GCAGTCATGGCGAGTGACTTTGCAATATCTCGCTTCAAACATCTTAAAAAGCTCCTACTGGTTCACGGGCACTGGTGCTACACTCGCCTGGCCAATATGATCATTTACTTCTTCTTTAAGAATTTG GCCAACGTCAACCTGCTCTTCTGGTATCAGTTCTATTGTGGCTTCACAGCCGCCACCATGATGGACTACTGGATTCTGATTTTCTTCAACCTCTTCTTCACCTCTGCACCGCCCATCATGTTTGGGGTCATGGACAAAGACGTTTCGGCAGAGGTTTTGCTTGGTGTTCCTGAACTCTATAGGACTGGACAAGGTGCAGGG GAATATCGTTTTTCCACCTTCTGGGTTTCCATGCTTGATGCCTTCTATCAGAGTCTCATTTGCTTCTTCATTCCATACCTG GTGTACCGGGATTCGGACGTCGACGTTTTCACATTTGGAATGCCTTTGAACGCAGTTTCCTTAATTACCATCCTGCTGCATCTATCAATAGAGATCAAAGCCTGG ACTGTAGTTCACTGGATCATCATGCTGGGCAGTGTTGCTGTGTCCTTCATCCTGACGGTGTTATACACTTCCTGCGTTACCTGCAACTCACATTGGACACTCCAGAACCAACTGGCAGACCCCATTTTCTACCTTATGTGCATCATCACAACAGTGGTGGCACTACTGCCCAG GTACACGTTTCACGTGATGAGGAACTCTATCGCCCCCTCCCCGATTGTGCAAGCCAGGCATCTGGACCGCCTGGATGCGTCCACAAAGGAAGCGTGGATCAAAGAGTGGAGGGGCTACAGGGGTGGAGGGGAGGTCAAACGCTCCAAGCTCTCCGATCCACCTTCTCCCAGCACTCCTCGGACTCCAACTTCCCCTGATTTCTTAGGGAACGAAATCACACTGAGgtcatttaaaatatga
- the atp10b gene encoding phospholipid-transporting ATPase VB isoform X1, with protein MAWWNPLALIRDALTGQRVRENDLRHLVSNLPYEGLGKEKQPNRYLPGNAIKTTKYTLLLFVPLNLFEQFHRLANIYFVGLAILNFVPVVNAFEPEVALIPICVILSLTALKDAWEDFRRYQSDRKLNNMSCFLYSRKDKQFLERRWKDVRVGDFVKALCNEIVPADLLLLHTSDRNGVCHIETSNLDGETNLKERKVVPGLCVTEPEFEPESFNSVVVCERPNNNLNHFKCYVEKPNKEKVGAGIESLLLRGCTVRNTDHAIGFVVYAGHETKSMLNNNGPRYKRSKLERKLNVDVIFCVILLLAMCLVGALGHFFWRQALPGVPPYLVPDSNGHVDSPSLSSFYMFFSMIILLQVLIPISLYVSIELVKIGQIFFITHDIDLYDEETDSRIQCKALNITEDLGQIEYIFSDKTGTLTENKMVFRRCSIMGMEYPHKENALRLAVIDEPESEEEVIYNPQPQPPQRGWSLDAEDSGPEGRQRRHESRHKNKFAGNAQSNVAFSSPLETEVIPDRKLLQQVTVAERSSSIQKMDPYLDFFLALAICNTVVVSMATARRQRTHEYPCSFQSTNPLDNFSNFLKKAGSLRDIFSPKRDRTFSDVSFKEDDRFNPFPRTDDSGVFPSHGGRAESGGLCYEAESPDEAALVYAAKAYGFILLSRTPDSVTVRLPSGQVLTFEVLDTLTFDSNRKRMSVLVRHPITKECVLYTKGADYSIMELLGAPYAEHLSGNQKNVVADTQYHLDCYAKEGLRTLCFTKKVVSTKDYDVWSMSRQSAMAAIDGREQLIMDTAVQLETNLTLLGNNNPSIRTPVKHTSVCKSHVAPAGATGIEDRLQESVPDTILALREAGIKVWVLTGDKPETAVNIGYACRLLEDEDLVINMSCKNKLVCTSILDCTLEEVRRYEKDPRNVDTTPDISLVIDGRTLAMLNSEDLQGRFVELAKRCRSVLCCRVTPLQKSGVVKLIREKLRVMTLAVGDGANDVNMIQAADIGIGISGQEGMQAVMASDFAISRFKHLKKLLLVHGHWCYTRLANMIIYFFFKNLANVNLLFWYQFYCGFTAATMMDYWILIFFNLFFTSAPPIMFGVMDKDVSAEVLLGVPELYRTGQGAGEYRFSTFWVSMLDAFYQSLICFFIPYLVYRDSDVDVFTFGMPLNAVSLITILLHLSIEIKAWTVVHWIIMLGSVAVSFILTVLYTSCVTCNSHWTLQNQLADPIFYLMCIITTVVALLPRYTFHVMRNSIAPSPIVQARHLDRLDASTKEAWIKEWRGYRGGGEVKRSKLSDPPSPSTPRTPTSPDFLGNEITLRSFKI; from the exons ATGGCGTGGTGGAACCCTTTGGCCCTGATCAGGGATGCCCTGACAGGTCAAAGGGTACGGGAGAATGACCTCCGCCACTTGGTGTCCAATCTGCCTTATGAGGGCCTGGGGAAGGAGAAGCAACCCAACCGCTACTTGCCGGGAAACGCTATCAAGACCACCAAATACACCCTCCTCCTTTTTGTCCCCCTCAACCTCTTTGAGCAGTTTCACCGCCTGGCAAACATCTACTTCGTGGGCCTGGCCATCCTCAATTTCGTGCCGGTGGTGAACGCCTTTGAGCCCGAGGTGGCTCTTATCCCCATCTGTGTCATCCTGTCCCTCACCGCCCTCAAAGACGCTTGGGAGGACTTCAGGAGGTACCAGTCGGACCGGAAGCTCAATAACATGTCCTGCTTCCTCTACAGCAG GAAAGACAAGCAATTTTTGGAGCGGCGTTGGAAGGATGTGCGAGTGGGTGATTTCGTGAAGGCACTTTGCAACGAAATCGTCCCCGCAGACCTCCTGCTCTTGCACACATCAGACCGCAATGGGGTGTGCCACATAGAGACATCCAACCTGGATGGCGAGACCAACCTCAAAGAGAGAAAGGTGGTTCCCGGCCTCTGTGTCACG GAGCCCGAATTTGAACCTGAAAGTTTCAACAGTGTTGTGGTGTGTGAAAGGCCCAACAACAATCTGAATCACTTCAAGTGTTATGT GGAGAAACCAAATAAAGAAAAGGTGGGCGCTGGAATTGAGAGTCTGCTGCTTCGAGGTTGCACTGTCAGAAATACCGACCATGCTATCGGCTTTGTGGTGTATGCAG GCCATGAAACCAAGTCAATGCTGAACAACAACGGGCCAAGATACAAGCGCAGCAAACTGGAGCGGAAACTGAATGTGGACGTCATCTTTTGCGTCATTCTGCTCCTCGCCATGTGTCTCGTCGGTGCACTAG GTCACTTTTTTTGGCGGCAGGCACTACCTGGCGTGCCCCCTTACCTAGTGCCTGACAGCAACGGTCATGTGGACAGTCCCAGTCTGTCCAGCTTCTACATGTTCTTCAGCATGATCATCCTGTTGCAG GTCCTGATCCCAATCTCCCTCTATGTTTCCATTGAGCTGGTGAAGATTGGCCAGATCTTCTTCATTACGCATGACATAGATCTTTACGATGAGGAGACAGACAGTCGAATACAGTGTAAAGCTCTGAACATTACAGAGGACCTGGGACAGATTGAGTACATCTTCTCCGACAAGACGGGCACGCTCACAGAGAACAAGATGGTGTTTCGACGTTGCTCCATCATGGGCATGGAGTACCCGCACAAAGAGAATG CCCTCCGCTTGGCTGTTATTGATGAGCCAGAATCCGAAGAGGAGGTCATCTATAACCCGCAGCCACAACCCCCACAACGTGGATGGTCTCTGGATGCTGAGGACAGCGGCCCTGAAGGCAGACAACGGCGCCATGAAAGCAGACACAAGAACAAGTTTGCGGGAAACGCCCAGAGCAACGTGGCCTTCAGCAGTCCACTG GAAACTGAGGTGATTCCAGACAGGAAGCTGCTCCAGCAGGTCACCGTCGCAGAGCGTAGCAGCAGCATCCAGAAGATGGATCCATACCTAGACTTTTTTCTGGCTCTCGCCATTTGCAACACGGTGgtggtttccatggcaacagctCGGAGACAGAGG accCATGAATATCCCTGCTCCTTCCAGTCAACTAATCCACTGGATAATTTCTCCAACTTCTTGAAGAAGGCAGGCTCTCTTCGCGACATATTTTCACCCAAAAGGGACCGAACCTTCTCAGACGTCTCTTTCAAAGAGGACGACCGCTTTAACCCCTTCCCAAGAACGGATGACTCGGGAGTTTTTCCATCACATGGTGGACGTGCTGAGTCCGGCGGGCTGTGCTATGAGGCAGAGAGTCCAGACGAGGCCGCTTTGGTGTACGCCGCCAAAGCGTACGGCTTCATTCTGCTGAGCCGCACTCCCGACAGCGTGACAGTGAGGCTGCCGTCGGGTCAGGTCCTGACCTTTGAGGTGCTCGACACCCTGACGTTTGACTCCAACAGGAAGAGAATGTCCGTGCTGGTGCGACATCCCATCACCAAAGAGTGTGTGCTATACACTAAAGGGGCAGACTACTCTATCATGGAGCTGCTGGGTGCACCATACGCTG AACATCTCAGTGGCAATCAGAAGAATGTCGTAGCAGATACTCAGTATCACCTCGACTGCTATGCTAAAGAGGGGCTACGTACGCTTTGCTTTACAAAGAAG GTTGTGAGCACCAAAGACTACGACGTCTGGTCCATGAGCAGACAGAGCGCTATGGCTGCCATCGACGGCAGGGAGCAGCTCATTATGGACACCGCTGTGCAGCTGGAGACAAATCTCACCCTGCTGGGTAATAACAACCCATCCATCCGCACGCCTGTAAAACATACATCTGTCTGTAAATCACACGTCGCACCTGCAGGGGCGACAGGCATCGAGGACCGTCTTCAGGAGAGCGTTCCAGACACCATCCTGGCGCTGCGGGAGGCAGGCATCAAGGTGTGGGTGCTGACTGGTGACAAGCCGGAGACGGCTGTCAACATCGGCTATGCCTGCCGGCTGCTGGAAGATGAAGACCTAGTAATTAACATGAGCTGCAAAAACAAG CTCGTATGCACGTCCATCCTGGACTGCACTCTGGAGGAGGTGAGGAGGTATGAAAAAGACCCTCGCAACGTGGACACCACCCCAGACATCTCTCTGGTGATCGACGGACGCACCCTGGCCATGCTCAATTCCGAGGATCTGCAGGGCCGCTTTGTGGAGCTGGCAAAGCGCTGCCGCTCCGTGCTCTGCTGTCGGGTCACGCCCTTGCAGAAGAGCGGGGTGGTGAAGCTCATCAGGGAGAAGCTCCGAGTCATGACTCTAGCTGTCG GTGATGGTGCCAATGATGTTAACATGATCCAAGCAGCCGATATTGGGATCGGGATTTCCGGTCAGGAAGGGATGCAG GCAGTCATGGCGAGTGACTTTGCAATATCTCGCTTCAAACATCTTAAAAAGCTCCTACTGGTTCACGGGCACTGGTGCTACACTCGCCTGGCCAATATGATCATTTACTTCTTCTTTAAGAATTTG GCCAACGTCAACCTGCTCTTCTGGTATCAGTTCTATTGTGGCTTCACAGCCGCCACCATGATGGACTACTGGATTCTGATTTTCTTCAACCTCTTCTTCACCTCTGCACCGCCCATCATGTTTGGGGTCATGGACAAAGACGTTTCGGCAGAGGTTTTGCTTGGTGTTCCTGAACTCTATAGGACTGGACAAGGTGCAGGG GAATATCGTTTTTCCACCTTCTGGGTTTCCATGCTTGATGCCTTCTATCAGAGTCTCATTTGCTTCTTCATTCCATACCTG GTGTACCGGGATTCGGACGTCGACGTTTTCACATTTGGAATGCCTTTGAACGCAGTTTCCTTAATTACCATCCTGCTGCATCTATCAATAGAGATCAAAGCCTGG ACTGTAGTTCACTGGATCATCATGCTGGGCAGTGTTGCTGTGTCCTTCATCCTGACGGTGTTATACACTTCCTGCGTTACCTGCAACTCACATTGGACACTCCAGAACCAACTGGCAGACCCCATTTTCTACCTTATGTGCATCATCACAACAGTGGTGGCACTACTGCCCAG GTACACGTTTCACGTGATGAGGAACTCTATCGCCCCCTCCCCGATTGTGCAAGCCAGGCATCTGGACCGCCTGGATGCGTCCACAAAGGAAGCGTGGATCAAAGAGTGGAGGGGCTACAGGGGTGGAGGGGAGGTCAAACGCTCCAAGCTCTCCGATCCACCTTCTCCCAGCACTCCTCGGACTCCAACTTCCCCTGATTTCTTAGGGAACGAAATCACACTGAGgtcatttaaaatatga